The following are from one region of the Anguilla rostrata isolate EN2019 chromosome 7, ASM1855537v3, whole genome shotgun sequence genome:
- the LOC135259135 gene encoding FERM domain-containing protein 4A-like isoform X2 — protein MVLQGVVTPGRTRRLLLKLPGGTLRHSSAERMTEGRRCQVHLLDDRKLELLVQPKLMAKDLLDLVASHFNLKEKEYFGISYTDETGHFSWLQLDRRVLEHEFPKKSGPVVLYFCVRFYIESISYLKDSATIELFFLNAKSCIYKELIEVDSEVVFELASYILQEAKGDFTSNEVTRADLKKLPALPTQALKEHPSLAYCEDRVIEHYKKLNGQSRGQAIVNYMSIVESLPTYGVHYYAVKDKQGIPWWLGLSYKGIFQYDHQDKVKPRKVFQWRQLENLYFREKKFSVEVHDPRRASVTRRTFGHSGIAVHTWYACPALIKSIWAMAISQHQFYLDRKQSKSKIHAARSLSEIAIDLTETGTLKTSKLANMGSKGKIISGSSGSLLSSGSQESDSSQTAKKDMLAALKARQEALEETLRQRLEELKNICIREAELTGKLPKEYPLDPGEEPPTVRRKIGTAFKLDEQKILPKGEEEELERLEREFAIQSQITEAARRLASDPHVTSKKLKKQRKTSYLNALKKLQDIENAINEHRVRSGKKPTQRASLIIEEANLGSEDSSLSDALVLDDDDSQGTVTFSPAASPHRGLPPRPPSHGRPPPPQSLEGLRHLHYQRSDYDKSPIKPKKWSESSLDEPYERVKKRSSHGHSSSHRRFPSTGSCSEAGGSSSLQSSPVRTLPHWSSQSSMPSTPDLRTRATHYVHSTRSVDLSPTRLHSLAQHFRNRSSSLESQGKPLGSEPETGSPDFCTPGTRSSNGSDPLDDCSSCASHSSSEHYYPAAPSSAGNPNYSTLAEDSPSKARQRQRQRHKSAGQLGSSNSGSMPNLAAKNGVGGGGGHHGVYLHSQSQPSSQYRIKEYPLYVDGSAAPVVVRSLESDQEGHYSVKAQFKTSNSYTAGGMYREAWHGAEEGGEGGGGGGGSGGRLTPSRSQIVRTPSLGREGGGGGGVSRTAVSDELRCWYQRSSGSLKEHGRREQGGSGVSDGGSQYGTLQSAAGHGRVRKAKAASAASPQSQRSATPSSELAATPPCSPQHILSWQSGSYNDKCFLDSPLYSELADVQWYGREKAKPGTLV, from the exons GGGTCACTTCAGCTGGCTGCAGCTGGACCGTCGTGTCCTGGAACATGAGTTCCCCAAGAAGTCTGGCCCGGTGGTGCTGTACTTCTGTGTCAG GTTTTACATTGAAAGTATATCCTACCTGAAGGACAGTGCAACTATTGAGTTGTTTTTCCTCAATGCCAAGTCCTGCATCTATAAG GAGCTCATCGAGGTGGACAGTGAGGTGGTCTTTGAGCTCGCCTCCTACATACTGCAG GAGGCAAAAGGTGACTTCACAAG TAATGAAGTCACGAGGGCGGACCTGAAGAAGCTGCCTGCTCTACCCACCCAGGCACTGAAGGAGCATCCGTCTCTGGCTTACTG TGAGGACCGGGTGATCGAGCACTACAAGAAGCTCAACGGTCAGTCCAGGGGCCAGGCCATCGTCAA TTATATGAGCATAGTGGAATCTCTCCCCACATATGGAGTCCATTACTATGCTGTAAAG GACAAACAGGGTATTCCGTGGTGGCTGGGACTGAGCTACAAAGGCATCTTTCAGTACGATCACCAGGACAAGGTGAAGCCCAGAAAG GTGTTCCAATGGAGGCAGCTGGAGAACCTGTACTTCAGAGAGAAGAAGTTTTCTGTGGAAGTTCATGACCCTCGCAG GGCGTCGGTGACCCGAAGGACGTTTGGCCACAGTGGCATCGCGGTGCACACCTGGTATGCCTGCCCCGCCCTGATAAAGTCCATCTGGGCCATGGCCATCAGCCAGCACCAGTTCTACCTGGACAGAAAACAGAGCAAG TCAAAAATCCATGCGGCACGAAGCCTGAGTGAGATCGCGATTGACCTGACGGAGACTGGAACACTGAAGACTTCCAAACTGGCCAACATGGGCAGCAAGGGAAAGATTATCAGCGGGAGTAGTGGGAGTCTTCTGTCATCAG GTTCCCAGGAGTCGGATAGCTCCCAGACCGCCAAGAAGGACATGCTAGCTGCCCTCAAGGCCAGGCAAGAAGCCCTGGAGGAGACACTGCGGCAGCGACTGGAGGAGCTCAAGAACATCTGCATCCGAGAGGCA GAACTGACTGGTAAGCTGCCCAAGGAGTACCCCCTGGACCCGGGCGAGGAGCCTCCGACTGTCCGCCGCAAGATTGGCACAGCGTTCAAGCTGGATGAACAGAAGATACTGCCAAAGGGAGAG gaggaggagctggagaggctgGAGCGGGAGTTCGCCATCCAGTCGCAGATCACCGAGGCGGCGCGGCGGCTGGCCAGCGACCCCCACGTCACCAGCAAGAAGCTGAAGAAGCAGCGGAAGACCTCCTACCTGAACGCCCTCAAGAAGCTGCAGGACATCGAGAACGCCATCAACGAGCACCGTGTCCGCTCGGGCAAGAAGCCCACGCAGCGGGCATCACTCATTATAGAGG AGGCGAATCTCGGCTCTGAAGACAGCTCCCTGTCAGACGCTCTGGTCCTCGACGACG ATGATTCTCAGGGGACGGTCACCTTCTCGCCCGCCGCCTCCCCCCACAGGGGCCTGccgccccgtcccccctcccacggccggcccccgcccccacagtcCCTGGAGGGGCTCCGCCACCTGCACTACCAGCGCAGCGACTACGACAAGTCCCCCATCAAGCCCAAGAAGTGGAGCGAGTCCTCGCTGGACGAGCCCTACGAGCGCGTCAAGAAGCGCTCCTCCCACGGTCACTCCAG CAGCCACAGGAGGTTCCCCAGCACGGGGAGCTGCTCGGAGGCCGGAGGGAGCTCCTCCCTGCAGAGCAGCCCGGTCAGGACCCTCCCCCACTGGAGCTCGCAGTCCAGCATGCCCTCCACCCCTGACCTGAGGACTCGCGCCACGCACTACGTCCACTCCACCAG GTCTGTGGACCTGAGCCCCACGCGGCTGCACAGCCTGGCTCAGCACTTCCGCAACCGGAGCTCCAGCCTGGAGTCGCAGGGCAAGCCGCTGGGCTCGGAGCCCGAGACGGGCAGCCCGGACTTCTGCACGCCGGGCACGCGCAGCAGCAACGGGTCCGACCCGCTGGACGACTGCTCGTCCTGCGCCAGCCACTCCAGCTCCGAGCACTACTaccccgccgccccctcctccgccgGCAACCCCAACTACTCCACCCTGGCCGAGGACTCGCCCTCCAAGGCCCGGCAGCGCCAGCGCCAGCGCCACAAGTCCGCCGGCCAGCTGGGCTCCTCCAACTCGGGCAGCATGCCCAACCTGGCGGCCAAGAACGGCgtgggcggcgggggcgggcaCCACGGGGTCTACCTGCACAGCCAGAGCCAGCCGTCCTCGCAGTACCGCATCAAGGAGTACCCGCTGTACGTGGACGGCAGCGCCGCCCCGGTGGTGGTGCGCAGCCTGGAGAGCGACCAGGAGGGCCACTACAGCGTCAAGGCCCAGTTCAAGACCTCCAACTCCTACACGGCCGGCGGCATGTACCGCGAGGCCTGGCACGGGGCcgaggaggggggcgagggcggcggcgggggtggggggagcggggggcgcCTGACCCCGTCCCGCTCACAGATCGTACGGACTCCCTCCTTGGGccgggagggcgggggcgggggcggggtgagcAGGACGGCGGTTTCGGACGAGCTCAGGTGCTGGTACCAGCGCTCCTCCGGGTCGCTGAAGGAGCACGGCAGGAGGGAGCAGGGCGGGTCCGGCGTTTCGGACGGCGGCTCGCAGTACGGGACGCTGCAGAGCGCCGCGGGACACGGGCGCGTCAGGAAGGCCAAGGCCGCCTCAG ccGCTTCGCCTCAGAGCCAGCGGAGCGCGACCCCGTCCAGCGAGCTGGCCGCCACGcccccctgcagcccccagCACATCCTCAGCTGGCAGAGCGG CTCATACAACGACAAATGTTTCTTGGACAGTCCTCTGTACTCGGAATTGGCAGACGTCCAGTGGTATGGACGAGAGAAGGCCAAGCCGGGGACACTggtctga
- the LOC135259135 gene encoding FERM domain-containing protein 4A-like isoform X10: MMTEGRRCQVHLLDDRKLELLVQPKLMAKDLLDLVASHFNLKEKEYFGISYTDETGHFSWLQLDRRVLEHEFPKKSGPVVLYFCVRFYIESISYLKDSATIELFFLNAKSCIYKELIEVDSEVVFELASYILQEAKGDFTSNEVTRADLKKLPALPTQALKEHPSLAYCEDRVIEHYKKLNGQSRGQAIVNYMSIVESLPTYGVHYYAVKDKQGIPWWLGLSYKGIFQYDHQDKVKPRKVFQWRQLENLYFREKKFSVEVHDPRSRASVTRRTFGHSGIAVHTWYACPALIKSIWAMAISQHQFYLDRKQSKSKIHAARSLSEIAIDLTETGTLKTSKLANMGSKGKIISGSSGSLLSSGSQESDSSQTAKKDMLAALKARQEALEETLRQRLEELKNICIREAELTGKLPKEYPLDPGEEPPTVRRKIGTAFKLDEQKILPKGEEEELERLEREFAIQSQITEAARRLASDPHVTSKKLKKQRKTSYLNALKKLQDIENAINEHRVRSGKKPTQRASLIIEEANLGSEDSSLSDALVLDDDDSQGTVTFSPAASPHRGLPPRPPSHGRPPPPQSLEGLRHLHYQRSDYDKSPIKPKKWSESSLDEPYERVKKRSSHGHSSSHRRFPSTGSCSEAGGSSSLQSSPVRTLPHWSSQSSMPSTPDLRTRATHYVHSTRSVDLSPTRLHSLAQHFRNRSSSLESQGKPLGSEPETGSPDFCTPGTRSSNGSDPLDDCSSCASHSSSEHYYPAAPSSAGNPNYSTLAEDSPSKARQRQRQRHKSAGQLGSSNSGSMPNLAAKNGVGGGGGHHGVYLHSQSQPSSQYRIKEYPLYVDGSAAPVVVRSLESDQEGHYSVKAQFKTSNSYTAGGMYREAWHGAEEGGEGGGGGGGSGGRLTPSRSQIVRTPSLGREGGGGGGVSRTAVSDELRCWYQRSSGSLKEHGRREQGGSGVSDGGSQYGTLQSAAGHGRVRKAKAASAASPQSQRSATPSSELAATPPCSPQHILSWQSGSYNDKCFLDSPLYSELADVQWYGREKAKPGTLV; encoded by the exons GGGTCACTTCAGCTGGCTGCAGCTGGACCGTCGTGTCCTGGAACATGAGTTCCCCAAGAAGTCTGGCCCGGTGGTGCTGTACTTCTGTGTCAG GTTTTACATTGAAAGTATATCCTACCTGAAGGACAGTGCAACTATTGAGTTGTTTTTCCTCAATGCCAAGTCCTGCATCTATAAG GAGCTCATCGAGGTGGACAGTGAGGTGGTCTTTGAGCTCGCCTCCTACATACTGCAG GAGGCAAAAGGTGACTTCACAAG TAATGAAGTCACGAGGGCGGACCTGAAGAAGCTGCCTGCTCTACCCACCCAGGCACTGAAGGAGCATCCGTCTCTGGCTTACTG TGAGGACCGGGTGATCGAGCACTACAAGAAGCTCAACGGTCAGTCCAGGGGCCAGGCCATCGTCAA TTATATGAGCATAGTGGAATCTCTCCCCACATATGGAGTCCATTACTATGCTGTAAAG GACAAACAGGGTATTCCGTGGTGGCTGGGACTGAGCTACAAAGGCATCTTTCAGTACGATCACCAGGACAAGGTGAAGCCCAGAAAG GTGTTCCAATGGAGGCAGCTGGAGAACCTGTACTTCAGAGAGAAGAAGTTTTCTGTGGAAGTTCATGACCCTCGCA GCAGGGCGTCGGTGACCCGAAGGACGTTTGGCCACAGTGGCATCGCGGTGCACACCTGGTATGCCTGCCCCGCCCTGATAAAGTCCATCTGGGCCATGGCCATCAGCCAGCACCAGTTCTACCTGGACAGAAAACAGAGCAAG TCAAAAATCCATGCGGCACGAAGCCTGAGTGAGATCGCGATTGACCTGACGGAGACTGGAACACTGAAGACTTCCAAACTGGCCAACATGGGCAGCAAGGGAAAGATTATCAGCGGGAGTAGTGGGAGTCTTCTGTCATCAG GTTCCCAGGAGTCGGATAGCTCCCAGACCGCCAAGAAGGACATGCTAGCTGCCCTCAAGGCCAGGCAAGAAGCCCTGGAGGAGACACTGCGGCAGCGACTGGAGGAGCTCAAGAACATCTGCATCCGAGAGGCA GAACTGACTGGTAAGCTGCCCAAGGAGTACCCCCTGGACCCGGGCGAGGAGCCTCCGACTGTCCGCCGCAAGATTGGCACAGCGTTCAAGCTGGATGAACAGAAGATACTGCCAAAGGGAGAG gaggaggagctggagaggctgGAGCGGGAGTTCGCCATCCAGTCGCAGATCACCGAGGCGGCGCGGCGGCTGGCCAGCGACCCCCACGTCACCAGCAAGAAGCTGAAGAAGCAGCGGAAGACCTCCTACCTGAACGCCCTCAAGAAGCTGCAGGACATCGAGAACGCCATCAACGAGCACCGTGTCCGCTCGGGCAAGAAGCCCACGCAGCGGGCATCACTCATTATAGAGG AGGCGAATCTCGGCTCTGAAGACAGCTCCCTGTCAGACGCTCTGGTCCTCGACGACG ATGATTCTCAGGGGACGGTCACCTTCTCGCCCGCCGCCTCCCCCCACAGGGGCCTGccgccccgtcccccctcccacggccggcccccgcccccacagtcCCTGGAGGGGCTCCGCCACCTGCACTACCAGCGCAGCGACTACGACAAGTCCCCCATCAAGCCCAAGAAGTGGAGCGAGTCCTCGCTGGACGAGCCCTACGAGCGCGTCAAGAAGCGCTCCTCCCACGGTCACTCCAG CAGCCACAGGAGGTTCCCCAGCACGGGGAGCTGCTCGGAGGCCGGAGGGAGCTCCTCCCTGCAGAGCAGCCCGGTCAGGACCCTCCCCCACTGGAGCTCGCAGTCCAGCATGCCCTCCACCCCTGACCTGAGGACTCGCGCCACGCACTACGTCCACTCCACCAG GTCTGTGGACCTGAGCCCCACGCGGCTGCACAGCCTGGCTCAGCACTTCCGCAACCGGAGCTCCAGCCTGGAGTCGCAGGGCAAGCCGCTGGGCTCGGAGCCCGAGACGGGCAGCCCGGACTTCTGCACGCCGGGCACGCGCAGCAGCAACGGGTCCGACCCGCTGGACGACTGCTCGTCCTGCGCCAGCCACTCCAGCTCCGAGCACTACTaccccgccgccccctcctccgccgGCAACCCCAACTACTCCACCCTGGCCGAGGACTCGCCCTCCAAGGCCCGGCAGCGCCAGCGCCAGCGCCACAAGTCCGCCGGCCAGCTGGGCTCCTCCAACTCGGGCAGCATGCCCAACCTGGCGGCCAAGAACGGCgtgggcggcgggggcgggcaCCACGGGGTCTACCTGCACAGCCAGAGCCAGCCGTCCTCGCAGTACCGCATCAAGGAGTACCCGCTGTACGTGGACGGCAGCGCCGCCCCGGTGGTGGTGCGCAGCCTGGAGAGCGACCAGGAGGGCCACTACAGCGTCAAGGCCCAGTTCAAGACCTCCAACTCCTACACGGCCGGCGGCATGTACCGCGAGGCCTGGCACGGGGCcgaggaggggggcgagggcggcggcgggggtggggggagcggggggcgcCTGACCCCGTCCCGCTCACAGATCGTACGGACTCCCTCCTTGGGccgggagggcgggggcgggggcggggtgagcAGGACGGCGGTTTCGGACGAGCTCAGGTGCTGGTACCAGCGCTCCTCCGGGTCGCTGAAGGAGCACGGCAGGAGGGAGCAGGGCGGGTCCGGCGTTTCGGACGGCGGCTCGCAGTACGGGACGCTGCAGAGCGCCGCGGGACACGGGCGCGTCAGGAAGGCCAAGGCCGCCTCAG ccGCTTCGCCTCAGAGCCAGCGGAGCGCGACCCCGTCCAGCGAGCTGGCCGCCACGcccccctgcagcccccagCACATCCTCAGCTGGCAGAGCGG CTCATACAACGACAAATGTTTCTTGGACAGTCCTCTGTACTCGGAATTGGCAGACGTCCAGTGGTATGGACGAGAGAAGGCCAAGCCGGGGACACTggtctga
- the LOC135259135 gene encoding FERM domain-containing protein 4A-like isoform X7, with amino-acid sequence MAIQLMPDSAVCLLMMTEGRRCQVHLLDDRKLELLVQPKLMAKDLLDLVASHFNLKEKEYFGISYTDETGHFSWLQLDRRVLEHEFPKKSGPVVLYFCVRFYIESISYLKDSATIELFFLNAKSCIYKELIEVDSEVVFELASYILQEAKGDFTSNEVTRADLKKLPALPTQALKEHPSLAYCEDRVIEHYKKLNGQSRGQAIVNYMSIVESLPTYGVHYYAVKDKQGIPWWLGLSYKGIFQYDHQDKVKPRKVFQWRQLENLYFREKKFSVEVHDPRSRASVTRRTFGHSGIAVHTWYACPALIKSIWAMAISQHQFYLDRKQSKSKIHAARSLSEIAIDLTETGTLKTSKLANMGSKGKIISGSSGSLLSSGSQESDSSQTAKKDMLAALKARQEALEETLRQRLEELKNICIREAELTGKLPKEYPLDPGEEPPTVRRKIGTAFKLDEQKILPKGEEEELERLEREFAIQSQITEAARRLASDPHVTSKKLKKQRKTSYLNALKKLQDIENAINEHRVRSGKKPTQRASLIIEEANLGSEDSSLSDALVLDDDDSQGTVTFSPAASPHRGLPPRPPSHGRPPPPQSLEGLRHLHYQRSDYDKSPIKPKKWSESSLDEPYERVKKRSSHGHSSSHRRFPSTGSCSEAGGSSSLQSSPVRTLPHWSSQSSMPSTPDLRTRATHYVHSTRSVDLSPTRLHSLAQHFRNRSSSLESQGKPLGSEPETGSPDFCTPGTRSSNGSDPLDDCSSCASHSSSEHYYPAAPSSAGNPNYSTLAEDSPSKARQRQRQRHKSAGQLGSSNSGSMPNLAAKNGVGGGGGHHGVYLHSQSQPSSQYRIKEYPLYVDGSAAPVVVRSLESDQEGHYSVKAQFKTSNSYTAGGMYREAWHGAEEGGEGGGGGGGSGGRLTPSRSQIVRTPSLGREGGGGGGVSRTAVSDELRCWYQRSSGSLKEHGRREQGGSGVSDGGSQYGTLQSAAGHGRVRKAKAASAASPQSQRSATPSSELAATPPCSPQHILSWQSGSYNDKCFLDSPLYSELADVQWYGREKAKPGTLV; translated from the exons GGGTCACTTCAGCTGGCTGCAGCTGGACCGTCGTGTCCTGGAACATGAGTTCCCCAAGAAGTCTGGCCCGGTGGTGCTGTACTTCTGTGTCAG GTTTTACATTGAAAGTATATCCTACCTGAAGGACAGTGCAACTATTGAGTTGTTTTTCCTCAATGCCAAGTCCTGCATCTATAAG GAGCTCATCGAGGTGGACAGTGAGGTGGTCTTTGAGCTCGCCTCCTACATACTGCAG GAGGCAAAAGGTGACTTCACAAG TAATGAAGTCACGAGGGCGGACCTGAAGAAGCTGCCTGCTCTACCCACCCAGGCACTGAAGGAGCATCCGTCTCTGGCTTACTG TGAGGACCGGGTGATCGAGCACTACAAGAAGCTCAACGGTCAGTCCAGGGGCCAGGCCATCGTCAA TTATATGAGCATAGTGGAATCTCTCCCCACATATGGAGTCCATTACTATGCTGTAAAG GACAAACAGGGTATTCCGTGGTGGCTGGGACTGAGCTACAAAGGCATCTTTCAGTACGATCACCAGGACAAGGTGAAGCCCAGAAAG GTGTTCCAATGGAGGCAGCTGGAGAACCTGTACTTCAGAGAGAAGAAGTTTTCTGTGGAAGTTCATGACCCTCGCA GCAGGGCGTCGGTGACCCGAAGGACGTTTGGCCACAGTGGCATCGCGGTGCACACCTGGTATGCCTGCCCCGCCCTGATAAAGTCCATCTGGGCCATGGCCATCAGCCAGCACCAGTTCTACCTGGACAGAAAACAGAGCAAG TCAAAAATCCATGCGGCACGAAGCCTGAGTGAGATCGCGATTGACCTGACGGAGACTGGAACACTGAAGACTTCCAAACTGGCCAACATGGGCAGCAAGGGAAAGATTATCAGCGGGAGTAGTGGGAGTCTTCTGTCATCAG GTTCCCAGGAGTCGGATAGCTCCCAGACCGCCAAGAAGGACATGCTAGCTGCCCTCAAGGCCAGGCAAGAAGCCCTGGAGGAGACACTGCGGCAGCGACTGGAGGAGCTCAAGAACATCTGCATCCGAGAGGCA GAACTGACTGGTAAGCTGCCCAAGGAGTACCCCCTGGACCCGGGCGAGGAGCCTCCGACTGTCCGCCGCAAGATTGGCACAGCGTTCAAGCTGGATGAACAGAAGATACTGCCAAAGGGAGAG gaggaggagctggagaggctgGAGCGGGAGTTCGCCATCCAGTCGCAGATCACCGAGGCGGCGCGGCGGCTGGCCAGCGACCCCCACGTCACCAGCAAGAAGCTGAAGAAGCAGCGGAAGACCTCCTACCTGAACGCCCTCAAGAAGCTGCAGGACATCGAGAACGCCATCAACGAGCACCGTGTCCGCTCGGGCAAGAAGCCCACGCAGCGGGCATCACTCATTATAGAGG AGGCGAATCTCGGCTCTGAAGACAGCTCCCTGTCAGACGCTCTGGTCCTCGACGACG ATGATTCTCAGGGGACGGTCACCTTCTCGCCCGCCGCCTCCCCCCACAGGGGCCTGccgccccgtcccccctcccacggccggcccccgcccccacagtcCCTGGAGGGGCTCCGCCACCTGCACTACCAGCGCAGCGACTACGACAAGTCCCCCATCAAGCCCAAGAAGTGGAGCGAGTCCTCGCTGGACGAGCCCTACGAGCGCGTCAAGAAGCGCTCCTCCCACGGTCACTCCAG CAGCCACAGGAGGTTCCCCAGCACGGGGAGCTGCTCGGAGGCCGGAGGGAGCTCCTCCCTGCAGAGCAGCCCGGTCAGGACCCTCCCCCACTGGAGCTCGCAGTCCAGCATGCCCTCCACCCCTGACCTGAGGACTCGCGCCACGCACTACGTCCACTCCACCAG GTCTGTGGACCTGAGCCCCACGCGGCTGCACAGCCTGGCTCAGCACTTCCGCAACCGGAGCTCCAGCCTGGAGTCGCAGGGCAAGCCGCTGGGCTCGGAGCCCGAGACGGGCAGCCCGGACTTCTGCACGCCGGGCACGCGCAGCAGCAACGGGTCCGACCCGCTGGACGACTGCTCGTCCTGCGCCAGCCACTCCAGCTCCGAGCACTACTaccccgccgccccctcctccgccgGCAACCCCAACTACTCCACCCTGGCCGAGGACTCGCCCTCCAAGGCCCGGCAGCGCCAGCGCCAGCGCCACAAGTCCGCCGGCCAGCTGGGCTCCTCCAACTCGGGCAGCATGCCCAACCTGGCGGCCAAGAACGGCgtgggcggcgggggcgggcaCCACGGGGTCTACCTGCACAGCCAGAGCCAGCCGTCCTCGCAGTACCGCATCAAGGAGTACCCGCTGTACGTGGACGGCAGCGCCGCCCCGGTGGTGGTGCGCAGCCTGGAGAGCGACCAGGAGGGCCACTACAGCGTCAAGGCCCAGTTCAAGACCTCCAACTCCTACACGGCCGGCGGCATGTACCGCGAGGCCTGGCACGGGGCcgaggaggggggcgagggcggcggcgggggtggggggagcggggggcgcCTGACCCCGTCCCGCTCACAGATCGTACGGACTCCCTCCTTGGGccgggagggcgggggcgggggcggggtgagcAGGACGGCGGTTTCGGACGAGCTCAGGTGCTGGTACCAGCGCTCCTCCGGGTCGCTGAAGGAGCACGGCAGGAGGGAGCAGGGCGGGTCCGGCGTTTCGGACGGCGGCTCGCAGTACGGGACGCTGCAGAGCGCCGCGGGACACGGGCGCGTCAGGAAGGCCAAGGCCGCCTCAG ccGCTTCGCCTCAGAGCCAGCGGAGCGCGACCCCGTCCAGCGAGCTGGCCGCCACGcccccctgcagcccccagCACATCCTCAGCTGGCAGAGCGG CTCATACAACGACAAATGTTTCTTGGACAGTCCTCTGTACTCGGAATTGGCAGACGTCCAGTGGTATGGACGAGAGAAGGCCAAGCCGGGGACACTggtctga